A window from Azoarcus sp. DD4 encodes these proteins:
- a CDS encoding tetratricopeptide repeat protein yields MSMLNTLPSRDREALASAAACFQQGRLDDAVRLARELLARQPGLGLANKLLGSALHAQGRHAEAVVVLRLAVRQMPQDAQAHTNLGNALAAAGQPDDAIASHRTAIALQPEAATPRYNLGCTLLAQGRREEALQALWQAFEKAPTEADTARLCRELLAEIGDEQRLGAFCRLNLQHLPDDAGALAILGALLLKDAGADRAEAENLLRTALQRAPGDAATWSNLGVALQADGRVAEAVEAGRRATTLAPDWAQGHSNLAVALRDAGAWDESKTHCLRALSLDGDCVDAYYNLGCVCVDLGEHALAREAYIEAVKRAPRPGWLLQGAHACRQVLDWDGAELLEEELARQLADAPLPGGAAALSPFAFLTTPGTDAAGQLAVARQFAAQFAARPALRRPVAKAPGEEAGRRLRIGLLSADFRDHATAHLLTGVLEEIDRSAFGLVAYDHGPMAAADDAYRGRLEAAIPEWVTVAGLSDEQAAQRMLADGIDIAIDLKGWTQGYRGGILAYRPAPVQMQWLGFPGTMGAPWLDYLIADAVTIPPGAEAAYSECILRLPGCYQPNDTRREVAPTPPRAALGLPEGALVLAAFHQHYKITRATFALWLDLLRQLPTAVLWLLDAPAEARAVLEAAAVGAGVDPARLVWALRLPASEHLGRFAAADLALDVFPVNAHTTASDALWAGVPQIARCGDSFVSRVSASVVSAIGCEALVARDDDAYAALVLALAQDVPRREALRERIRAARGRAPLFDSAGFARCLEAGWRQAWARYAAGLPPAHIDAG; encoded by the coding sequence ATGTCCATGTTGAACACCTTGCCCTCCCGGGATAGGGAAGCGCTCGCCAGCGCGGCAGCCTGCTTCCAGCAAGGGCGTCTTGACGATGCCGTACGCCTGGCGCGGGAACTGCTGGCCCGCCAGCCTGGCCTGGGGCTGGCCAACAAGCTGTTGGGCAGTGCGCTCCACGCCCAGGGGCGGCATGCCGAAGCGGTGGTCGTGTTGCGCCTGGCTGTCCGGCAGATGCCGCAGGATGCGCAGGCGCATACCAATCTCGGCAACGCGCTGGCCGCTGCAGGGCAGCCGGACGACGCGATTGCGTCGCACCGGACGGCCATCGCGCTGCAGCCGGAGGCCGCAACGCCGCGCTACAACCTGGGTTGCACCTTGCTGGCCCAGGGGCGGCGCGAGGAGGCCTTGCAAGCCTTGTGGCAGGCCTTCGAAAAGGCCCCGACCGAGGCGGACACCGCCAGGCTGTGCCGCGAACTGCTGGCCGAGATCGGCGACGAACAGCGCCTGGGCGCGTTCTGCCGGCTCAACCTCCAGCATCTGCCGGACGATGCCGGCGCGCTCGCGATCCTCGGCGCCCTGCTGCTGAAGGATGCCGGGGCCGACCGGGCCGAGGCCGAGAACCTGTTGCGCACGGCGCTGCAGCGAGCGCCCGGGGATGCGGCCACCTGGTCCAATCTCGGCGTCGCACTGCAGGCGGATGGACGCGTTGCCGAGGCGGTCGAGGCCGGTCGGCGTGCGACCACCCTGGCGCCCGACTGGGCACAAGGCCACAGCAACCTCGCGGTCGCGTTGCGCGACGCCGGCGCTTGGGACGAAAGCAAGACGCATTGCCTGCGGGCCCTGTCGCTGGACGGCGATTGCGTCGATGCCTATTACAACCTCGGCTGCGTATGCGTCGATCTGGGTGAGCATGCGCTGGCGCGCGAGGCCTACATCGAGGCGGTGAAACGTGCGCCGCGGCCGGGCTGGCTGTTGCAGGGCGCGCATGCCTGCCGGCAGGTGCTCGATTGGGACGGCGCCGAACTGCTGGAGGAAGAACTTGCCCGCCAGCTTGCCGATGCGCCCTTGCCCGGCGGGGCGGCGGCGCTGTCGCCTTTTGCCTTTCTCACCACCCCGGGTACCGATGCGGCCGGCCAACTGGCGGTTGCCCGGCAGTTTGCCGCACAGTTCGCGGCGCGGCCGGCGCTGCGCCGGCCGGTGGCGAAGGCGCCCGGTGAAGAGGCCGGACGAAGGCTGCGCATCGGCCTGCTGTCGGCGGATTTTCGCGACCACGCGACGGCCCATCTGCTGACTGGGGTGCTGGAGGAGATCGATCGGTCGGCGTTCGGGCTTGTTGCCTACGACCACGGTCCGATGGCGGCGGCCGACGACGCCTACCGAGGCCGGCTGGAAGCCGCCATTCCGGAGTGGGTGACGGTCGCCGGTCTGTCGGACGAGCAGGCAGCGCAGCGCATGCTGGCGGACGGCATCGACATCGCCATCGACCTCAAGGGCTGGACCCAGGGCTATCGCGGCGGCATCCTGGCCTATCGCCCGGCGCCGGTGCAGATGCAGTGGCTCGGCTTCCCGGGCACGATGGGCGCGCCCTGGCTGGATTACCTCATTGCCGATGCCGTGACGATTCCGCCCGGCGCGGAGGCCGCCTACAGCGAGTGCATCCTGCGCCTGCCGGGCTGTTACCAGCCCAACGACACCCGGCGGGAGGTCGCTCCGACACCGCCGCGCGCGGCTCTCGGCCTGCCGGAAGGGGCGCTGGTGCTGGCGGCCTTTCACCAGCATTACAAGATCACCCGCGCCACCTTCGCGCTGTGGCTGGACCTGCTGCGGCAACTCCCCACCGCGGTGCTCTGGCTGCTGGATGCCCCGGCGGAAGCCAGGGCCGTTCTGGAAGCTGCGGCTGTTGGCGCCGGCGTGGATCCGGCCCGCCTCGTCTGGGCGCTACGGCTGCCGGCCAGCGAGCATCTCGGGCGCTTTGCCGCTGCCGATCTGGCGCTCGACGTCTTTCCGGTCAATGCCCACACCACGGCGAGCGACGCCTTGTGGGCGGGCGTGCCGCAAATCGCACGCTGCGGCGACTCCTTCGTGTCGCGGGTATCGGCCAGCGTCGTCAGCGCGATCGGATGCGAAGCGCTGGTCGCGCGGGACGATGACGCCTATGCGGCGCTGGTGCTGGCGCTGGCACAGGATGTACCGCGCCGCGAGGCGCTGCGCGAACGCATCCGCGCGGCCCGCGGACGGGCGCCGCTGTTCGATTCGGCCGGCTTCGCCCGTTGCCTGGAAGCGGGCTGGCGGCAGGCCTGGGCACGATATGCCGCAGGCCTGCCGCCGGCGCACATCGACGCCGGTTGA